A genome region from Thermococcus onnurineus NA1 includes the following:
- the htpX gene encoding zinc metalloprotease HtpX yields the protein MGLELWLRTGLLMAVLTGLLMAIGYLIGGTSLMFVMFMFSLVMNFISYWYSDRIVLAWYRARIVDEEEAPELYAIVRSLAERAGLPMPRVAIVPSETPNAFATGRGPKHAVVAVTTGLLRILNRDELEGVIAHELTHIKNRDILIGTIAAALAGAIVQLAYWARWIAIFGGFGRDRDEGGDVLAAILVAILAPIAAMLIQAAISRSREFLADEGGARISGKPHALASALMKIEQAVYYKPMREGNPATAHMFIVNPFKGTSLASLFSTHPPTEKRIERLRKIAEEMGIYF from the coding sequence ATGGGGCTCGAACTGTGGCTCAGAACCGGCCTGCTGATGGCCGTGCTTACGGGATTACTGATGGCGATAGGCTACCTCATCGGCGGAACGAGTCTGATGTTCGTAATGTTCATGTTTTCGCTCGTCATGAACTTTATCTCCTACTGGTACAGCGACAGGATAGTGCTGGCCTGGTATCGGGCCAGAATAGTTGACGAAGAGGAAGCGCCGGAACTCTACGCGATAGTCAGGAGCCTTGCCGAGAGGGCTGGACTTCCGATGCCCAGGGTTGCGATAGTTCCCAGCGAGACACCGAATGCCTTCGCCACCGGAAGAGGCCCCAAGCACGCGGTGGTAGCCGTTACAACCGGATTGCTCAGGATACTCAACAGGGACGAGCTTGAGGGGGTTATAGCTCATGAGCTCACTCACATCAAGAACAGGGACATACTCATAGGTACAATAGCAGCAGCTCTAGCGGGGGCGATAGTCCAGCTCGCCTACTGGGCTAGGTGGATAGCAATATTCGGAGGCTTCGGCAGGGACAGGGACGAAGGTGGAGATGTACTCGCGGCCATACTTGTGGCAATACTCGCACCCATCGCCGCGATGCTCATTCAGGCGGCCATAAGTCGCTCCCGCGAGTTTCTCGCAGATGAAGGTGGGGCAAGGATAAGCGGGAAACCCCACGCTCTGGCCAGTGCGCTGATGAAGATAGAGCAGGCCGTTTACTACAAGCCAATGAGAGAAGGCAACCCTGCGACGGCCCATATGTTCATAGTCAACCCCTTCAAGGGAACGAGCCTCGCGAGCCTGTTCTCCACCCATCCACCAACGGAGAAGAGAATAGAGAGGCTCAGGAAGATCGCGGAGGAGATGGGCATCTACTTCTGA
- a CDS encoding SDR family oxidoreductase, whose product MSVEIDLKGLGVIVTASSRGIGFNVARELLKRNARVVISSRSEENLKKALDELSPLGEVYAVKTNLCDQRDLENLVKESWELLGGVGALVWNAGNVRCEPCLLHEAGYDDWVEAAKLHAVAPGYLTTLLVQTWLEGKRKGVLVYLNSVSIKEPMPPLVLADVTRAGLVQLAKSVSRTYGKHGIRAYSVLLGSFDTPGARENLKAVAESRGEIFEETWEREVLGRTPLHRTGGWDELGSLVAFLLSDEAEYMLGSTVVIDGAMTRGINL is encoded by the coding sequence ATGAGCGTGGAGATAGACCTCAAGGGCCTGGGTGTGATAGTCACGGCCTCATCACGCGGAATAGGGTTCAATGTGGCGCGGGAACTGCTGAAGAGGAACGCGAGAGTCGTTATAAGCTCACGGAGCGAGGAGAACCTGAAGAAAGCTCTCGACGAGCTCTCACCATTAGGAGAAGTCTACGCAGTTAAGACCAACCTCTGTGACCAGCGGGACCTGGAGAACCTTGTCAAGGAGTCCTGGGAGCTTTTGGGTGGAGTTGGTGCCCTCGTCTGGAATGCCGGAAACGTCCGCTGCGAGCCGTGCCTCCTCCACGAGGCGGGCTATGATGACTGGGTTGAGGCCGCGAAGCTCCACGCAGTTGCCCCAGGCTACCTGACGACCCTCCTCGTCCAGACGTGGCTTGAAGGGAAAAGGAAGGGAGTCCTCGTTTACCTCAACTCCGTCTCGATAAAGGAGCCAATGCCGCCGTTAGTTCTGGCTGACGTTACAAGGGCCGGCCTGGTGCAGCTGGCGAAGAGCGTTTCGAGAACCTACGGAAAGCACGGAATAAGGGCCTACAGCGTTCTGCTCGGCAGCTTCGATACGCCCGGCGCACGGGAGAACCTCAAGGCCGTTGCCGAGTCGAGGGGCGAGATCTTTGAGGAGACCTGGGAGCGGGAAGTGCTGGGCAGAACACCCCTCCACAGAACCGGCGGATGGGACGAGTTGGGTTCGCTGGTGGCTTTTCTCCTGAGCGATGAGGCAGAGTACATGCTCGGCTCGACGGTGGTCATAGACGGCGCGATGACGAGGGGAATAAATCTTTAA
- a CDS encoding AAA family ATPase, producing the protein MDERILTSLITTSRRVMAWARKFPKKRFLFDELKAVDEEYYVGVKGVRGVGKTVLLLQLANETERSVYFSADSTLIKPFSLYEVVNSLAEMGYRNVFIDEIHRKADWAEDLKTLYDEHEVRVFFSGSSAIDLVHSGADLSRRVVLKELPPASFREWLNIKRDFDVPRYPLKEVLSRAFDLTDMYAELHPLWREYMREGGVLYPRSGFYDALDNSIRKVILEDLSALREVSVKYETDAFKLLYIVAKSAPFEANYSRIARALEVSKNMAIRLVEDLSKAGLLIALHPCGSGRKEPKLYLTVPLREFFARKGFNTHEGALREEFFVNHLRNLGLCYLKGKRGEKTADFRIGEWIIEVGGESKGRYQKPDYIAVDGLVTGKGRVPLFLFGLVY; encoded by the coding sequence ATGGACGAGAGGATACTCACTTCACTCATCACCACGAGCAGGAGGGTAATGGCTTGGGCGAGGAAGTTCCCAAAAAAGCGCTTTCTCTTCGACGAGCTTAAAGCTGTTGATGAGGAGTATTACGTTGGCGTTAAGGGCGTTCGTGGTGTCGGTAAGACAGTCCTTCTGCTCCAGCTGGCAAATGAAACCGAAAGGAGCGTTTACTTCTCAGCCGATTCGACCCTCATAAAGCCTTTCTCCCTCTACGAGGTTGTGAACTCCCTCGCGGAGATGGGATACAGAAATGTTTTCATTGATGAGATTCACAGGAAAGCGGACTGGGCCGAGGACTTAAAGACGCTCTACGACGAGCACGAGGTAAGGGTGTTCTTCTCAGGTTCATCGGCTATAGATTTGGTTCATTCGGGAGCTGACCTGTCAAGAAGGGTCGTCCTCAAGGAATTACCCCCCGCTTCCTTCAGGGAATGGCTCAACATAAAGAGGGACTTCGACGTTCCCAGGTACCCACTAAAAGAAGTCCTTTCCAGAGCGTTTGACCTGACAGATATGTACGCTGAACTCCATCCACTCTGGAGGGAATACATGCGAGAGGGGGGAGTGCTCTACCCGAGGAGTGGCTTCTACGATGCCCTTGACAACTCTATTCGGAAGGTAATCCTCGAAGATCTCTCCGCCCTGAGGGAGGTTAGCGTTAAGTACGAAACCGATGCATTTAAGCTTCTCTACATCGTCGCCAAATCCGCCCCATTCGAGGCCAACTACTCCCGGATAGCTAGGGCTCTCGAAGTCTCCAAGAACATGGCGATAAGGCTCGTGGAAGACCTTTCAAAGGCCGGCCTCCTGATTGCCCTTCACCCCTGCGGCAGCGGAAGGAAGGAGCCTAAACTATACCTCACCGTTCCGCTGAGAGAGTTCTTTGCCAGAAAGGGCTTTAACACTCACGAAGGTGCCCTGCGCGAGGAGTTCTTCGTGAACCACCTGCGGAACCTCGGTCTCTGCTACCTCAAAGGGAAGAGGGGTGAGAAAACCGCTGACTTCAGGATTGGCGAATGGATTATCGAGGTAGGCGGTGAATCAAAGGGTCGCTACCAGAAACCTGACTACATAGCGGTTGATGGTCTTGTCACCGGAAAGGGAAGAGTCCCGCTGTTCCTGTTTGGACTGGTTTATTAA
- the thsB gene encoding thermosome subunit beta codes for MAQLSGQPVVILPEGTQRYVGRDAQRINILAARIIAETVRTTLGPKGMDKMLVDSLGDVVITNDGATILDRIDLQHPAAKMMVEVAKTQDKEAGDGTTTAVVIAGELLRKAEELLDQNIHPSIIVKGYTMAAEKAQEILENIAIEVTPDDDETLMKIAMTSITGKNAESHKELFARLAVDAVKQVAEKKNGKYVVDIDNIKIEKKAGESVEESELIRGVVIDKERVHPRMPNKVEGAKIALINEALEVKKTETDAKINITSPDQLFQFIEQEEKMLKDMVDQIAATGANVLFVQKGIDDLAQHYLAKYGILAVRRVKKSDMEKLAKATGAKVVTNVKDLTPEDLGHADLVEERKIAGESMIFVEGCKNPKAVTILIRGGTEHVIDEVERALEDAIKVVKDVMEDGYVLPAGGAGEIELSIKLDEYAKAVGGKEALAVEAFAEALKIIPKTLAENAGLDTVEMLVKVISEHKNKGKNIGIDIFEGGPADMIEKGIIEPLRVKKQAIKSASEAAIMILRIDDVIAAKLSKPEGGQGGGMPDMGGMGGMDMGM; via the coding sequence ATGGCACAGCTTAGTGGACAGCCGGTTGTTATTCTGCCCGAGGGAACTCAGAGGTATGTTGGAAGGGACGCCCAGAGGATTAACATCCTTGCCGCGAGGATTATTGCTGAGACCGTGAGGACCACCCTCGGTCCGAAGGGTATGGACAAAATGCTTGTTGACAGCCTTGGGGATGTTGTCATTACCAACGATGGAGCCACCATTCTTGATAGGATTGACCTCCAGCACCCTGCCGCTAAGATGATGGTTGAGGTTGCTAAGACTCAGGACAAAGAGGCCGGTGATGGCACTACTACCGCTGTTGTGATTGCTGGTGAGCTTCTCAGGAAGGCTGAGGAGCTTCTTGACCAGAACATTCACCCAAGCATCATCGTCAAGGGTTACACCATGGCAGCTGAGAAAGCCCAGGAAATCCTTGAAAACATCGCCATTGAGGTTACCCCTGACGATGACGAGACCCTCATGAAGATAGCCATGACCTCTATTACCGGTAAGAACGCCGAGAGCCACAAGGAGCTCTTCGCCAGGCTCGCCGTTGATGCCGTCAAGCAGGTCGCCGAGAAGAAGAACGGCAAGTACGTCGTCGACATCGACAACATCAAGATCGAGAAGAAGGCCGGTGAGAGCGTCGAAGAGAGCGAGCTCATTCGTGGTGTGGTTATCGACAAGGAGCGCGTCCACCCGAGGATGCCTAACAAGGTCGAGGGAGCCAAGATAGCCCTCATCAATGAGGCCCTCGAGGTCAAGAAGACCGAGACCGATGCCAAGATAAACATCACCAGCCCTGACCAGCTCTTCCAGTTCATCGAGCAGGAGGAGAAGATGCTCAAAGATATGGTCGACCAGATAGCTGCCACTGGTGCAAACGTTCTCTTCGTCCAGAAGGGTATTGATGACCTTGCTCAGCACTACCTGGCCAAGTACGGTATCCTCGCCGTCAGGCGCGTTAAGAAGAGCGACATGGAGAAACTCGCCAAGGCTACCGGCGCTAAGGTTGTTACCAATGTCAAGGACCTCACTCCGGAGGACCTCGGCCACGCCGACCTCGTTGAGGAGCGCAAGATAGCGGGCGAGAGCATGATCTTCGTTGAGGGCTGCAAGAACCCGAAGGCCGTCACCATCCTCATCAGGGGCGGTACCGAGCACGTTATCGACGAGGTTGAGCGCGCCCTTGAGGACGCCATCAAGGTCGTCAAGGACGTCATGGAGGATGGCTACGTTCTTCCGGCCGGAGGTGCCGGTGAGATTGAGCTCAGCATCAAGCTCGACGAGTACGCTAAGGCCGTTGGCGGCAAGGAGGCCCTTGCTGTAGAGGCCTTCGCTGAGGCCCTCAAGATAATCCCGAAGACCCTCGCTGAGAACGCCGGTCTCGACACCGTCGAGATGCTCGTCAAGGTCATCAGTGAGCACAAGAACAAGGGCAAGAACATAGGCATAGACATCTTCGAAGGCGGGCCTGCTGACATGATAGAGAAGGGCATCATAGAGCCACTCCGCGTCAAGAAGCAGGCCATCAAGAGCGCCAGCGAAGCTGCCATAATGATCCTCAGAATCGATGACGTCATCGCCGCAAAGCTTAGCAAGCCCGAAGGTGGCCAGGGCGGTGGCATGCCCGATATGGGCGGAATGGGCGGTATGGATATGGGCATGTGA
- a CDS encoding amidohydrolase gives MKAVKATLLYDGLGNVQKDVYVVFDNEIKEITKEKPKEAEVIAEGVVTPAFIDGHSHIGMDRYGEPYQEGEANEQMDAVLPLVDALYSIYMDDKAFKHSIEFGVLYSSVLPGSGNIIGGKAVLIKNYGRDIEEAFMKYAGVKAAFGYNPRSTTNWKGTRPSTRMGAIGILLNWLIKTQKTIALLEKGKKEPEEVEPTVEALIPVLKGEVPLRVHVHKEDDIAALLMIKRRFGLKITIEHAGDVHSRETFEKIKKEGVPLVYGPFDSLPYKVELKHEDWKNARYLLEVKPLFGLMSDHPVTLQANLYLQLRHFIRLGMSKEEAIKIITHNNAKILGVDDKLGSIEKGKWASLVVWNGDPFHMENYPTHVFAEGELIHEADW, from the coding sequence ATGAAGGCCGTTAAAGCCACCCTTCTCTACGATGGTCTGGGCAATGTCCAGAAAGACGTATACGTAGTCTTCGACAATGAGATTAAGGAGATAACGAAGGAAAAGCCCAAGGAGGCCGAAGTGATAGCGGAGGGCGTTGTAACCCCTGCATTCATCGACGGCCACAGCCACATAGGTATGGACCGCTACGGTGAGCCCTATCAGGAAGGTGAGGCCAACGAGCAGATGGACGCAGTTCTTCCACTCGTTGATGCACTCTACTCCATATATATGGACGACAAGGCTTTCAAGCACTCGATTGAGTTTGGTGTCTTGTATTCGTCCGTTCTGCCGGGCAGCGGAAATATCATCGGTGGAAAGGCAGTTCTCATCAAGAACTACGGCAGAGACATAGAGGAGGCATTCATGAAGTACGCCGGTGTCAAAGCTGCCTTCGGCTACAACCCGCGCTCGACCACGAACTGGAAGGGAACGAGGCCGAGCACAAGAATGGGTGCGATAGGAATTCTGCTCAACTGGCTCATCAAGACCCAGAAGACAATAGCGCTCCTCGAGAAGGGCAAGAAGGAACCGGAGGAGGTCGAGCCGACGGTCGAGGCCCTGATTCCGGTTCTGAAGGGCGAAGTCCCGCTCAGGGTTCACGTTCACAAGGAGGACGACATTGCCGCTCTCCTCATGATTAAGCGCAGGTTCGGGCTTAAAATAACCATCGAACACGCTGGAGATGTGCACAGCAGGGAAACCTTTGAGAAGATAAAGAAAGAAGGCGTGCCACTCGTCTACGGTCCCTTTGATTCCCTGCCCTACAAGGTCGAGCTGAAGCATGAGGACTGGAAGAACGCCAGATACCTGCTCGAGGTCAAGCCGCTCTTTGGGCTGATGAGCGACCACCCAGTTACGCTCCAGGCCAATCTATACCTTCAGCTCAGGCACTTCATAAGGCTCGGCATGAGCAAGGAAGAGGCGATAAAGATCATAACCCACAACAACGCGAAAATCCTCGGCGTTGACGACAAGCTCGGAAGCATCGAGAAGGGCAAGTGGGCCTCGCTGGTGGTCTGGAACGGCGATCCATTCCACATGGAGAACTACCCGACGCACGTCTTCGCGGAGGGAGAGCTGATTCACGAGGCGGATTGGTGA
- a CDS encoding deoxyhypusine synthase has product MTEPKDIVLKESEEIEGTPIEGPWLDEVRILEEVIDYYHRIGFQATHLGRAIEIWKKVEEKRASGEEVRVFLGYTSNIVSSGLRELIAWLVKEGKVDVIVTTAGGVEEDFIKALKPFILGDWYVNDAEMREKGINRIGNIFVPNDRYIEFEKYMIPFFERVLEMEKERGKPLTASEFIYEMGRFMDEKLGKEKERSIIYWAYKRNVPIFCPAITDGSIGDMLYFFKEERGDRELIIDVANDIVKLNNLAVTAKETASIILGGSLPKHAIINANLFRGGTDYAIYVTTAIPWDGSLSGAPPSEGVSWGKIRAKADYVEIWADATLVFPVLVWKVMR; this is encoded by the coding sequence ATGACCGAGCCAAAAGATATAGTCCTCAAGGAATCGGAAGAGATTGAGGGAACGCCCATCGAGGGGCCGTGGCTGGATGAAGTGAGGATCCTTGAAGAGGTCATCGATTACTATCACCGCATAGGCTTCCAGGCGACTCACCTTGGAAGGGCCATCGAAATATGGAAAAAGGTGGAGGAAAAGCGCGCCAGCGGCGAAGAGGTCAGGGTCTTCCTCGGCTACACTTCCAACATAGTCTCTTCTGGCCTCAGAGAGCTGATAGCATGGCTGGTCAAGGAGGGCAAGGTGGACGTCATCGTAACAACGGCCGGCGGCGTTGAGGAGGACTTCATAAAGGCCCTAAAGCCGTTCATTCTGGGCGACTGGTACGTCAACGACGCGGAGATGAGAGAGAAGGGCATAAACAGAATAGGCAACATCTTCGTGCCCAACGACAGGTACATTGAATTCGAGAAGTACATGATACCCTTCTTCGAACGGGTTCTTGAGATGGAAAAGGAGCGCGGGAAGCCGCTGACGGCGAGCGAGTTCATCTACGAGATGGGCCGCTTCATGGACGAAAAGCTCGGGAAGGAGAAGGAGCGCTCGATAATCTACTGGGCCTACAAGCGGAACGTCCCGATATTCTGCCCTGCTATAACCGACGGCTCAATAGGGGACATGCTCTACTTCTTCAAGGAGGAGCGCGGAGACAGGGAGCTTATCATAGACGTAGCCAACGACATCGTGAAGCTTAACAACCTGGCTGTCACAGCGAAGGAAACCGCTTCGATAATCCTTGGAGGTTCCCTGCCGAAGCATGCAATAATAAACGCCAACCTCTTCAGAGGAGGAACGGACTACGCGATATACGTCACCACTGCCATTCCCTGGGATGGCTCGCTTAGCGGCGCGCCGCCGAGCGAAGGAGTGAGCTGGGGCAAGATAAGGGCTAAGGCTGACTACGTCGAGATATGGGCCGATGCGACGCTCGTCTTTCCGGTGCTGGTGTGGAAGGTGATGCGCTGA
- the tiaS gene encoding tRNA(Ile2) 2-agmatinylcytidine synthetase TiaS, with product MRLHIGIDDTDSPNGMCTTYLGAILYRELSRIAEPIALPRLIRLNPNIPYKTRGNGAVAMTFEVDEELITEVKNTVLLYVDQLADFEHENTNPGVVFFEGDIPEELRKFSLRALREHVTIEEAERVAKEVGAEYFKFKVGRGIIGALAAVAYPLERFTYELLAYREPDNWGTPRKVDKESVFLADSWSYPFTYDNVDPYKRSVLITPHGKDPVLVGIRGIDRGKVLQTFEMVRFEEPVTFYQLYKTNQNTDDHLTYKKIGELKLYDSAVVRGTVVKPYWERGRHVFFELEDETGRIRVAAFEPTKKFRNYVRKLLPGDEIIAAGGVKEHEGVLTLNLEKFYPVKLVPRIEYQKPKCPKCGGTMKSKGDYLKCKRCGHKMPKKLIPVEVPRELERKIYEVPPDARKHLSRPLVLPGGENKMIERLKEY from the coding sequence ATGAGGCTTCACATCGGCATCGACGACACTGACTCACCGAACGGCATGTGCACTACCTACCTCGGTGCCATCCTCTACCGCGAGCTGTCCCGGATAGCGGAGCCCATAGCCCTTCCCCGCTTGATCAGACTCAACCCGAACATTCCCTACAAGACCCGCGGCAATGGAGCGGTGGCGATGACCTTTGAAGTCGATGAGGAGCTTATAACAGAGGTTAAAAACACAGTTCTCCTCTACGTGGACCAGCTTGCCGACTTCGAGCACGAGAATACTAACCCCGGCGTCGTGTTCTTTGAAGGAGATATTCCAGAAGAGCTCCGCAAGTTCTCGTTGAGAGCTTTGAGAGAGCACGTTACAATCGAGGAGGCTGAAAGGGTCGCGAAGGAAGTTGGGGCAGAGTACTTCAAGTTCAAGGTCGGGAGGGGCATAATCGGCGCGCTCGCGGCGGTTGCTTACCCGCTGGAGAGGTTCACCTACGAGCTGTTAGCTTACAGAGAGCCCGACAACTGGGGAACGCCGAGGAAAGTGGACAAGGAAAGTGTCTTTCTGGCCGATAGCTGGAGCTATCCCTTCACCTACGACAACGTTGACCCCTACAAGAGGAGCGTCCTCATAACACCCCACGGCAAGGATCCCGTTCTGGTTGGCATCAGGGGAATTGACAGGGGAAAGGTTCTCCAGACCTTTGAGATGGTTCGCTTTGAGGAACCCGTGACATTTTACCAGCTCTACAAGACGAACCAGAACACGGACGACCACCTTACATACAAAAAAATCGGCGAGCTGAAGCTCTACGACAGCGCGGTGGTTAGGGGAACGGTGGTTAAGCCCTACTGGGAGCGCGGGAGGCACGTATTCTTTGAGCTTGAGGATGAAACGGGAAGGATTCGCGTTGCTGCCTTCGAGCCGACCAAGAAGTTCAGGAACTACGTGAGGAAGCTCCTCCCCGGAGACGAGATAATAGCCGCTGGAGGCGTTAAAGAGCACGAGGGCGTTCTGACGCTCAACCTCGAGAAGTTCTATCCGGTGAAGCTCGTCCCGAGGATCGAGTACCAGAAGCCGAAATGCCCGAAGTGCGGCGGGACGATGAAGAGCAAGGGGGATTACCTCAAGTGCAAGCGCTGTGGCCATAAGATGCCGAAGAAGCTCATTCCGGTTGAAGTCCCGCGCGAGCTGGAGAGGAAAATCTACGAAGTGCCGCCCGACGCGAGAAAGCACCTGTCGAGGCCGCTGGTGCTGCCGGGTGGAGAAAATAAGATGATAGAACGATTGAAGGAATATTAA
- a CDS encoding Kae1-associated kinase Bud32 produces MELIKQGAEAKIYLAHFEELYFPWDNEKVIIKHRIPKRYRIKEIDEGLRKERTVREARVLHKAKEFGVNCPYVYEVDLRDMKIVMEFIEGERLKELLESVPVEERLNLCREIGRQVGKLHEAGIVHGDLTTSNMILRHGKVYLIDFGLADFDPTLEAQGVDLHLLKRAMESTHYTWFEKGFEEVLEGYAEVRGREKAEELKAKIEEIESRGRYRERSWVG; encoded by the coding sequence GTGGAGCTCATAAAACAGGGAGCGGAGGCTAAGATATACCTAGCACACTTCGAGGAGCTCTACTTTCCGTGGGACAACGAAAAGGTCATCATCAAACACCGCATTCCAAAGAGATACCGCATAAAGGAGATAGACGAGGGGCTGAGGAAGGAGCGAACCGTCCGCGAGGCGAGGGTGCTCCACAAGGCGAAGGAGTTCGGCGTCAACTGCCCCTACGTCTACGAGGTCGACCTGAGGGACATGAAAATCGTTATGGAGTTCATTGAGGGAGAGAGATTGAAGGAGCTCCTCGAGAGCGTCCCTGTGGAGGAGAGGCTGAACCTCTGCCGGGAGATTGGGAGACAGGTGGGGAAGCTCCACGAGGCAGGAATAGTGCACGGTGACCTTACAACTTCAAACATGATCCTCAGACACGGAAAGGTTTACCTAATAGACTTCGGTCTGGCCGATTTCGACCCAACGCTTGAAGCCCAGGGCGTCGACCTGCACCTGCTCAAGAGAGCCATGGAGAGTACGCACTACACTTGGTTCGAGAAGGGCTTTGAAGAGGTGCTGGAAGGCTATGCCGAGGTCAGGGGCAGAGAAAAGGCGGAAGAGCTCAAGGCGAAGATTGAAGAGATCGAGAGCAGGGGACGGTACAGGGAGAGGAGCTGGGTTGGCTGA
- a CDS encoding FAD-dependent oxidoreductase — protein MRFYICEKREEVKPFKIGIIGAGPAGLAAAGYLACRGYEVHVYDKMPEGGGMVAFGIPEARIPIRAVREGVEALEQLGVQFHFRTKVVYDSPKELGDEWAEHFVSIEKLLSEFDALIIATGAWKPRKLKVPGIGLPGVYDALSLLHSIKMARIGYYSWERIPDLKGKHLVVIGAGYTAVDVAMEGRLLGAEKITMVYRRSLEHSYAKAEIRKLIAEGVEFIEHATPVRILGEEKVEGVEFAKTKIVGGNVVTTDEHFVIDADVVAYAIGQLPTSPIKEIVCASEKVLEEAGIFFAGDVVTPRNIGTAIREGRAVAERIEEWLLRKAPRRVFPVAMTGRLIAEVLSGKC, from the coding sequence GTGAGGTTCTACATCTGTGAGAAGAGAGAAGAAGTTAAGCCTTTTAAAATAGGGATTATCGGAGCGGGACCTGCAGGCCTGGCCGCCGCGGGTTATCTGGCGTGCAGGGGTTATGAAGTTCACGTCTACGACAAGATGCCTGAGGGCGGTGGAATGGTCGCCTTTGGCATTCCCGAGGCAAGGATTCCAATAAGGGCCGTCAGAGAGGGCGTCGAGGCTCTTGAGCAGCTCGGCGTTCAATTTCACTTCCGAACGAAGGTAGTCTATGATTCCCCAAAGGAGCTCGGCGACGAGTGGGCCGAGCACTTCGTTTCGATTGAAAAGCTTTTGAGCGAGTTCGATGCTCTCATAATAGCGACCGGTGCTTGGAAGCCGAGAAAGCTGAAGGTTCCCGGTATTGGGCTTCCTGGAGTCTACGATGCCCTCAGCCTGCTCCACAGCATAAAGATGGCCCGCATAGGCTATTACTCCTGGGAAAGAATCCCGGACCTTAAGGGGAAGCATCTCGTAGTGATCGGAGCCGGCTACACAGCAGTTGATGTCGCCATGGAGGGTCGTCTTCTGGGTGCGGAAAAAATAACCATGGTCTACCGCCGCTCCCTCGAGCACAGCTACGCTAAGGCCGAGATAAGAAAGCTCATCGCAGAGGGCGTCGAGTTCATAGAGCACGCGACTCCGGTCAGGATACTAGGAGAGGAGAAAGTGGAGGGTGTTGAATTCGCTAAAACAAAAATAGTCGGGGGAAACGTCGTGACGACGGACGAGCACTTTGTCATAGACGCAGACGTCGTTGCCTATGCCATCGGCCAGCTGCCCACGAGCCCAATAAAGGAAATCGTCTGCGCCAGCGAAAAGGTGCTGGAGGAGGCGGGAATATTCTTCGCCGGTGACGTCGTAACCCCAAGGAACATAGGCACCGCCATAAGAGAGGGAAGAGCCGTCGCTGAGAGGATAGAGGAGTGGCTCCTAAGGAAGGCACCGCGCAGGGTCTTTCCCGTTGCTATGACCGGCAGGCTCATAGCGGAGGTTCTCAGCGGTAAGTGCTGA